CATATTTCCCAAATTATCCAAAAAAAAGTATGGAATATGCAAAATCTGCACTTCTATTGGCAAAAAAACAAAATAACAGGATTGAACAAGCATTTTCTTTAAAATATATAGGTATTGCATTTTATTATCAATCAAAATATAAAGAAGCATTGGAACACTATAATAACTCTCTACATATATTTAAAGAACTTGATAATAAACCTGAAATTTCAAAATTATTTAATAATATAGGTATTATTTATTACGAATTAAACAATTATGAAGATGCTGTGGAATATTATCAAAAAGCATTAAA
The DNA window shown above is from Bacteroidales bacterium and carries:
- a CDS encoding tetratricopeptide repeat protein; this encodes MQKITFIFIFTIICSTCLYAANTHKTDSLENLLKTINKKQKAKLLNELAKAYFPNYPKKSMEYAKSALLLAKKQNNRIEQAFSLKYIGIAFYYQSKYKEALEHYNNSLHIFKELDNKPEISKLFNNIGIIYYELNNYEDAVEYYQKAL